The following are from one region of the Silurus meridionalis isolate SWU-2019-XX chromosome 25, ASM1480568v1, whole genome shotgun sequence genome:
- the klhl13 gene encoding kelch-like protein 13 isoform X1, with the protein MPLKWKSASPVSWKFPVPVLKTSRSSPLSPAYISLVEDDDAHMKVSLGCGEMGLSAHLQASKTGNTRFFTSNTHSSVVLQGFDQLRIEGLLCDVTLVAGDGDEAFPVHRAMMASSSDYFKAMFTGGMKEQDLMCIKLHGVNRIGLKKIIDFIYTAKLSLNMENLQDTLEAASFLQILPVLDFCKVFLISGVSLENCVEVGRIASAYNLAEVDKYVNNFILKNFPALLGTGEFVKLPVERLAFALSSNGLRRCSELELFKAACRWLRAEDGRMEHAARLMRNVRFPLMSPSELINHVQTVDFMRTDNACVNLLLEASNYQMMPYMQPVMQSERTAIRSDSAHLVTLGGVLRQQLVVSKELRLFDEKAHEWRALAPMDAPRYQHGIAVIGNFLYVVGGQSNYDTKGKTAVDTAFRYDPRYNRWIQVACLNEKRTFFHLSALKGHLYAVGGRNAAGELATVECYNPRTNEWTYVAKMSEPHYGHAGTVYGGYMYISGGITHDTFQKELMCFDPEADRWTQKAPMTTVRGLHCMCTVGDRLYVIGGNHFRGTSDYDDVLSCEYYSPALDVWTGIAAMLRGQSDVGVAVYDNKIYVVGGYSWNNRCMVEIVQKYDPEKDEWHKVFDLPESLGGIRACTLTVYPPDELALTGSPSRESPLSAP; encoded by the exons ATGCCGCTGAAATGGAAAAGCGCTTCTCCTGTGAGCTGGAAATTTCCCGTGCCTGTGCTTAAGACCTCGCGCTCCTCTCCGTTATCCCCGGCGTACAT atcccTGGTGGAGGATGATGATGCTCATATGAAGGTGTCCCTCGGCTGTGGTGAGATGGGGCTCTCCGCCCACCTGCAGGCGTCCAAGACGGGCAACACTCGCTTCTTCACCAGTAACACGCACAGCTCTGTCGTCCTACag GGTTTCGACCAGTTGAGGATAGAAGGGCTGCTGTGCGACGTCACGCTTGTGGCCGGAGACGGAGACGAGGCCTTCCCAGTCCACCGAGCCATGATGGCGTCATCCAGCGACTACTTCAAAGCCATGTTCACAG GTGGGATGAAGGAGCAGGACCTGATGTGCATAAAGCTGCACGGCGTGAACCGCATCGGCCTGAAGAAGATCATCGACTTCATCTACACGGCCAAGCTCTCGCTCAACATGGAGAACCTGCAGGACACGCTGGAGGCAGCCAGCTTTTTGCAGATCCTCCCTGTTCTCGACTTCTGCAAAGTGTTCCTCATTTCCGGG GTGTCTCTGGAGAACTGCGTGGAGGTGGGGCGCATCGCCAGCGCGTACAACCTGGCCGAGGTGGACAAGTATGTGAACAACTTCATCCTGAAGAACTTCCCGGCGCTCCTGGGGACGGGCGAGTTTGTGAAGCTCCCGGTGGAGCGGTTAGCCTTTGCGTTGTCCTCGAACGGCCTGCGGCGCTGCAGCGAGCTGGAGCTGTTCAAAGCTGCGTGCCGCTGGCTGCGGGCCGAGGACGGGCGCATGGAGCACGCGGCGCGCCTCATGCGCAACGTGCGCTTCCCGCTCATGAGCCCGAGCGAGCTCATCAACCACGTGCAGACGGTGGACTTCATGCGTACGGACAACGCCTGCGTCAACTTGCTCTTGGAGGCCAGCAACTACCAGATGATGCCCTATATGCAGCCGGTGATGCAGTCGGAGCGCACGGCCATCCGCTCGGACAGCGCGCACCTGGTGACCCTGGGCGGCGTCCTGCGCCAGCAGCTGGTGGTCAGCAAAGAGCTGCGGCTGTTTGACGAGAAGGCGCACGAGTGGCGCGCCTTGGCGCCAATGGACGCTCCTCGTTACCAGCACGGCATCGCTGTCATCGGGAACTTTCTGTATGTCGTCGGAGGCCAGAGCAACTACGACACCAAGGGCAAGACCGCGGTCGACACGGCGTTCCGCTATGACCCGCGCTACAACCGCTGGATCCAGGTGGCCTGCCTCAACGAGAAGAGGACCTTCTTCCATCTGAGCGCACTCAAGGGACATCTGTACGCCGTCGGGGGCAGGAACGCTGCTGGAGAGCTCG CTACAGTGGAGTGTTATAACCCCAGGACGAACGAGTGGACATACGTGGCAAAAATGAGCGAGCCGCACTATGGTCATGCAGGAACTGTTTACGGAGGATACATGTACATTTCAG GCGGAATCACACACGACACGTTTCAGAAGGAGCTGATGTGCTTCGACCCAGAGGCGGACCGGTGGACGCAGAAGGCTCCTATGACGACGGTGCGTGGGCTGCATTGCATGTGCACGGTGGGCGACCGGCTGTACGTGATCGGCGGCAACCATTTCCGCGGCACCAGCGACTACGACGACGTCCTGAGCTGCGAGTACTACAGCCCGGCGCTGGACGTGTGGACTGGCATCGCGGCCATGCTACGAGGCCAGAGCGACGTGGGCGTGGCCGTGTATGACAACAAGATTTACGTGGTGGGCGGCTACTCGTGGAACAACCGCTGCATGGTGGAGATCGTGCAAAAGTACGACCCGGAGAAGGACGAGTGGCACAAAGTGTTCGACCTGCCCGAGTCGCTGGGGGGGATCCGGGCGTGCACGCTTACCGTGTACCCTCCAGACGAGCTGGCGCTCACGGGGTCGCCCAGCCGAGAGTCGCCCCTGTCCGCCCCTTGA
- the klhl13 gene encoding kelch-like protein 13 isoform X3, with protein sequence MDYPVHRGDTMAMGLHDRSLVEDDDAHMKVSLGCGEMGLSAHLQASKTGNTRFFTSNTHSSVVLQGFDQLRIEGLLCDVTLVAGDGDEAFPVHRAMMASSSDYFKAMFTGGMKEQDLMCIKLHGVNRIGLKKIIDFIYTAKLSLNMENLQDTLEAASFLQILPVLDFCKVFLISGVSLENCVEVGRIASAYNLAEVDKYVNNFILKNFPALLGTGEFVKLPVERLAFALSSNGLRRCSELELFKAACRWLRAEDGRMEHAARLMRNVRFPLMSPSELINHVQTVDFMRTDNACVNLLLEASNYQMMPYMQPVMQSERTAIRSDSAHLVTLGGVLRQQLVVSKELRLFDEKAHEWRALAPMDAPRYQHGIAVIGNFLYVVGGQSNYDTKGKTAVDTAFRYDPRYNRWIQVACLNEKRTFFHLSALKGHLYAVGGRNAAGELATVECYNPRTNEWTYVAKMSEPHYGHAGTVYGGYMYISGGITHDTFQKELMCFDPEADRWTQKAPMTTVRGLHCMCTVGDRLYVIGGNHFRGTSDYDDVLSCEYYSPALDVWTGIAAMLRGQSDVGVAVYDNKIYVVGGYSWNNRCMVEIVQKYDPEKDEWHKVFDLPESLGGIRACTLTVYPPDELALTGSPSRESPLSAP encoded by the exons atcccTGGTGGAGGATGATGATGCTCATATGAAGGTGTCCCTCGGCTGTGGTGAGATGGGGCTCTCCGCCCACCTGCAGGCGTCCAAGACGGGCAACACTCGCTTCTTCACCAGTAACACGCACAGCTCTGTCGTCCTACag GGTTTCGACCAGTTGAGGATAGAAGGGCTGCTGTGCGACGTCACGCTTGTGGCCGGAGACGGAGACGAGGCCTTCCCAGTCCACCGAGCCATGATGGCGTCATCCAGCGACTACTTCAAAGCCATGTTCACAG GTGGGATGAAGGAGCAGGACCTGATGTGCATAAAGCTGCACGGCGTGAACCGCATCGGCCTGAAGAAGATCATCGACTTCATCTACACGGCCAAGCTCTCGCTCAACATGGAGAACCTGCAGGACACGCTGGAGGCAGCCAGCTTTTTGCAGATCCTCCCTGTTCTCGACTTCTGCAAAGTGTTCCTCATTTCCGGG GTGTCTCTGGAGAACTGCGTGGAGGTGGGGCGCATCGCCAGCGCGTACAACCTGGCCGAGGTGGACAAGTATGTGAACAACTTCATCCTGAAGAACTTCCCGGCGCTCCTGGGGACGGGCGAGTTTGTGAAGCTCCCGGTGGAGCGGTTAGCCTTTGCGTTGTCCTCGAACGGCCTGCGGCGCTGCAGCGAGCTGGAGCTGTTCAAAGCTGCGTGCCGCTGGCTGCGGGCCGAGGACGGGCGCATGGAGCACGCGGCGCGCCTCATGCGCAACGTGCGCTTCCCGCTCATGAGCCCGAGCGAGCTCATCAACCACGTGCAGACGGTGGACTTCATGCGTACGGACAACGCCTGCGTCAACTTGCTCTTGGAGGCCAGCAACTACCAGATGATGCCCTATATGCAGCCGGTGATGCAGTCGGAGCGCACGGCCATCCGCTCGGACAGCGCGCACCTGGTGACCCTGGGCGGCGTCCTGCGCCAGCAGCTGGTGGTCAGCAAAGAGCTGCGGCTGTTTGACGAGAAGGCGCACGAGTGGCGCGCCTTGGCGCCAATGGACGCTCCTCGTTACCAGCACGGCATCGCTGTCATCGGGAACTTTCTGTATGTCGTCGGAGGCCAGAGCAACTACGACACCAAGGGCAAGACCGCGGTCGACACGGCGTTCCGCTATGACCCGCGCTACAACCGCTGGATCCAGGTGGCCTGCCTCAACGAGAAGAGGACCTTCTTCCATCTGAGCGCACTCAAGGGACATCTGTACGCCGTCGGGGGCAGGAACGCTGCTGGAGAGCTCG CTACAGTGGAGTGTTATAACCCCAGGACGAACGAGTGGACATACGTGGCAAAAATGAGCGAGCCGCACTATGGTCATGCAGGAACTGTTTACGGAGGATACATGTACATTTCAG GCGGAATCACACACGACACGTTTCAGAAGGAGCTGATGTGCTTCGACCCAGAGGCGGACCGGTGGACGCAGAAGGCTCCTATGACGACGGTGCGTGGGCTGCATTGCATGTGCACGGTGGGCGACCGGCTGTACGTGATCGGCGGCAACCATTTCCGCGGCACCAGCGACTACGACGACGTCCTGAGCTGCGAGTACTACAGCCCGGCGCTGGACGTGTGGACTGGCATCGCGGCCATGCTACGAGGCCAGAGCGACGTGGGCGTGGCCGTGTATGACAACAAGATTTACGTGGTGGGCGGCTACTCGTGGAACAACCGCTGCATGGTGGAGATCGTGCAAAAGTACGACCCGGAGAAGGACGAGTGGCACAAAGTGTTCGACCTGCCCGAGTCGCTGGGGGGGATCCGGGCGTGCACGCTTACCGTGTACCCTCCAGACGAGCTGGCGCTCACGGGGTCGCCCAGCCGAGAGTCGCCCCTGTCCGCCCCTTGA
- the klhl13 gene encoding kelch-like protein 13 isoform X2, with amino-acid sequence MDYPVHRGDTMAMGLHDRYCAISLVEDDDAHMKVSLGCGEMGLSAHLQASKTGNTRFFTSNTHSSVVLQGFDQLRIEGLLCDVTLVAGDGDEAFPVHRAMMASSSDYFKAMFTGGMKEQDLMCIKLHGVNRIGLKKIIDFIYTAKLSLNMENLQDTLEAASFLQILPVLDFCKVFLISGVSLENCVEVGRIASAYNLAEVDKYVNNFILKNFPALLGTGEFVKLPVERLAFALSSNGLRRCSELELFKAACRWLRAEDGRMEHAARLMRNVRFPLMSPSELINHVQTVDFMRTDNACVNLLLEASNYQMMPYMQPVMQSERTAIRSDSAHLVTLGGVLRQQLVVSKELRLFDEKAHEWRALAPMDAPRYQHGIAVIGNFLYVVGGQSNYDTKGKTAVDTAFRYDPRYNRWIQVACLNEKRTFFHLSALKGHLYAVGGRNAAGELATVECYNPRTNEWTYVAKMSEPHYGHAGTVYGGYMYISGGITHDTFQKELMCFDPEADRWTQKAPMTTVRGLHCMCTVGDRLYVIGGNHFRGTSDYDDVLSCEYYSPALDVWTGIAAMLRGQSDVGVAVYDNKIYVVGGYSWNNRCMVEIVQKYDPEKDEWHKVFDLPESLGGIRACTLTVYPPDELALTGSPSRESPLSAP; translated from the exons atcccTGGTGGAGGATGATGATGCTCATATGAAGGTGTCCCTCGGCTGTGGTGAGATGGGGCTCTCCGCCCACCTGCAGGCGTCCAAGACGGGCAACACTCGCTTCTTCACCAGTAACACGCACAGCTCTGTCGTCCTACag GGTTTCGACCAGTTGAGGATAGAAGGGCTGCTGTGCGACGTCACGCTTGTGGCCGGAGACGGAGACGAGGCCTTCCCAGTCCACCGAGCCATGATGGCGTCATCCAGCGACTACTTCAAAGCCATGTTCACAG GTGGGATGAAGGAGCAGGACCTGATGTGCATAAAGCTGCACGGCGTGAACCGCATCGGCCTGAAGAAGATCATCGACTTCATCTACACGGCCAAGCTCTCGCTCAACATGGAGAACCTGCAGGACACGCTGGAGGCAGCCAGCTTTTTGCAGATCCTCCCTGTTCTCGACTTCTGCAAAGTGTTCCTCATTTCCGGG GTGTCTCTGGAGAACTGCGTGGAGGTGGGGCGCATCGCCAGCGCGTACAACCTGGCCGAGGTGGACAAGTATGTGAACAACTTCATCCTGAAGAACTTCCCGGCGCTCCTGGGGACGGGCGAGTTTGTGAAGCTCCCGGTGGAGCGGTTAGCCTTTGCGTTGTCCTCGAACGGCCTGCGGCGCTGCAGCGAGCTGGAGCTGTTCAAAGCTGCGTGCCGCTGGCTGCGGGCCGAGGACGGGCGCATGGAGCACGCGGCGCGCCTCATGCGCAACGTGCGCTTCCCGCTCATGAGCCCGAGCGAGCTCATCAACCACGTGCAGACGGTGGACTTCATGCGTACGGACAACGCCTGCGTCAACTTGCTCTTGGAGGCCAGCAACTACCAGATGATGCCCTATATGCAGCCGGTGATGCAGTCGGAGCGCACGGCCATCCGCTCGGACAGCGCGCACCTGGTGACCCTGGGCGGCGTCCTGCGCCAGCAGCTGGTGGTCAGCAAAGAGCTGCGGCTGTTTGACGAGAAGGCGCACGAGTGGCGCGCCTTGGCGCCAATGGACGCTCCTCGTTACCAGCACGGCATCGCTGTCATCGGGAACTTTCTGTATGTCGTCGGAGGCCAGAGCAACTACGACACCAAGGGCAAGACCGCGGTCGACACGGCGTTCCGCTATGACCCGCGCTACAACCGCTGGATCCAGGTGGCCTGCCTCAACGAGAAGAGGACCTTCTTCCATCTGAGCGCACTCAAGGGACATCTGTACGCCGTCGGGGGCAGGAACGCTGCTGGAGAGCTCG CTACAGTGGAGTGTTATAACCCCAGGACGAACGAGTGGACATACGTGGCAAAAATGAGCGAGCCGCACTATGGTCATGCAGGAACTGTTTACGGAGGATACATGTACATTTCAG GCGGAATCACACACGACACGTTTCAGAAGGAGCTGATGTGCTTCGACCCAGAGGCGGACCGGTGGACGCAGAAGGCTCCTATGACGACGGTGCGTGGGCTGCATTGCATGTGCACGGTGGGCGACCGGCTGTACGTGATCGGCGGCAACCATTTCCGCGGCACCAGCGACTACGACGACGTCCTGAGCTGCGAGTACTACAGCCCGGCGCTGGACGTGTGGACTGGCATCGCGGCCATGCTACGAGGCCAGAGCGACGTGGGCGTGGCCGTGTATGACAACAAGATTTACGTGGTGGGCGGCTACTCGTGGAACAACCGCTGCATGGTGGAGATCGTGCAAAAGTACGACCCGGAGAAGGACGAGTGGCACAAAGTGTTCGACCTGCCCGAGTCGCTGGGGGGGATCCGGGCGTGCACGCTTACCGTGTACCCTCCAGACGAGCTGGCGCTCACGGGGTCGCCCAGCCGAGAGTCGCCCCTGTCCGCCCCTTGA